From Pyrenophora tritici-repentis strain M4 chromosome 1, whole genome shotgun sequence, the proteins below share one genomic window:
- a CDS encoding Periplasmic protein TonB, with amino-acid sequence MPMLNRPMPPPGQPGPPGTPQQQRQPQAHVPIMTPQPGQGDANLSELMRQAQQRAVAVQHANQPSLSEQNRLSMMPADLDPNARQQLLKVPEHQFRMILQNYMLSRRGNMQNGAFPPGQPNAGQPNMPFNQQQQIPPGMPGQMIGGPNMQNMAGRPGMNLAQQQPGAGPQPPMGAQRGPMVNQQQRLQAASNLLRANPGIIHATDTKPFPPNVLNAQIRQSLPQEVRTWQQLKLWASQNPNLVPGVDNQKLLMLQVLHFQDMVRQSGAPGVQPPLQGGQGLAPQAPANPNQGPMRMPQQQNMQNMAALQVSPQELQNFRARMAGQPQANMSDEQLRNFMISVKVKSFQQQRQQQQAQSALINQQAQRNQGQQVPMPVQQQQQPSRTPTAPPPTQPTPQPKPAARPPPPPQPAQPHPANNAGNKGTKRSMDETEPNTEPASQAPAMAPSRSQHGDLTPEQLTKLTPTQHTQYKAQLLKAQDASNNKMQQQRGPSLSPEELKQRMMDPVRNRQYKQMAEEVEKSLPPRPTVQLPPQLRLPLQRSIKENFARLKGVEQALRIFHASYDTPEPEPVIRQIMRSRALLFQQMNEADGTLHPQVTLTVDEFKNHMGATIKFSFKIMEKVRQQAQGQSSAAQQPQSQGSTAPAQLNAANLKIVEQQNRNQKAPSAPTTDRPPFAIGADSGHGAAHYFEGARPVTNLVLPEKKRAKLEAGSQSSTPGAKASPRIGSGASNSPELRRQPPPEKQLPQRPTFRCNDAGCEYSVRGFDTQAELETHSQIHAKIENPLQFALDSMADYLDVDQKTGEAKINPNAAKQAPKPAPAAPRPAQGIKSDQTPGASHNATTPAGQQAPAMVRVPTQTGVKDSPSANLLKTPQAMTKVGTPGSGARGKATPASIPKSAPKEQQVAAPEPAVKEEEQQPMLPMSLLDYSYEDTFAALDANRPFTVLDLKDEDNAWALRSRPASPSTTPESSAKDTPSTRQSDISENDNLLINLDLKDTDMPDAWAVGMYGDAIPMDMQLSEDLQSLGVMLPPMDSEDMMLFPDYGPGTMMDLDMLEKTMDSMGGTLDPSML; translated from the coding sequence ATGCCCATGCTCAATCGACCAATGCCTCCCCCAGGGCAACCGGGCCCTCCAGGAACTCCACAGCAACAGCGCCAGCCCCAGGCTCACGTTCCGATCATGACTCCTCAGCCCGGCCAGGGCGACGCCAACCTGTCAGAACTCATGCGTCAGGCGCAGCAAAGAGCCGTTGCTGTCCAACATGCGAACCAGCCATCGCTATCCGAGCAAAACCGCTTGAGTATGATGCCAGCCGATTTGGATCCCAATGCCAGGCAACAGCTCCTCAAGGTACCGGAGCACCAATTCAGGATGATTCTCCAGAACTATATGCTCAGCCGTCGCGGCAATATGCAAAACGGTGCTTTCCCGCCCGGTCAACCAAACGCTGGCCAGCCAAACATGCCCTTTAATCAGCAGCAGCAAATACCGCCGGGCATGCCTGGCCAAATGATTGGTGGCCCTAACATGCAAAACATGGCGGGCCGGCCTGGTATGAACCTCGCGCAGCAACAGCCCGGTGCTGGACCACAGCCCCCAATGGGCGCTCAGCGTGGACCGATGGTGAATCAGCAACAACGCCTTCAAGCAGCTTCTAATCTTCTCCGAGCCAACCCTGGAATCATTCACGCCACCGATACCAAGCCCTTCCCTCCAAACGTCCTCAACGCCCAAATCCGACAGAGTCTTCCCCAGGAGGTCAGGACTTGGCAGCAACTCAAGCTCTGGGCAAGTCAAAATCCCAACCTGGTTCCGGGTGTTGACAACCAGAAATTGCTCATGCTTCAAGTCCTACACTTCCAAGACATGGTGAGACAGTCCGGTGCACCTGGAGTCCAACCTCCACTACAAGGAGGCCAGGGACTCGCTCCACAGGCGCCAGCAAACCCTAACCAAGGTCCTATGAGGATGCCTCAGCAACAGAACATGCAGAACATGGCTGCCCTTCAGGTCTCGCCACAGGAACTGCAAAACTTCCGCGCGCGAATGGCCGGTCAGCCTCAAGCCAACATGTCGGATGAACAACTACGGAACTTTATGATATCGGTCAAGGTGAAGAGCTTCCAGCAGCAGAGACAGCAACAGCAGGCACAGTCGGCTTTGATCAACCAACAAGCCCAGCGTAACCAAGGACAGCAGGTTCCCATGCCGGtccagcagcagcagcagcccaGCCGTACACCCACAGCGCCGCCCCCTACACAACCTACACCTCAGCCCAAGCCCGCGGCCAGgccaccgccaccaccacAGCCTGCGCAACCCCATCCTGCTAACAACGCTGGAAACAAGGGCACGAAGAGGTCAATGGATGAGACAGAGCCCAACACCGAGCCTGCTTCTCAAGCTCCAGCAATGGCTCCTTCGAGGTCCCAGCACGGTGACCTTACACCAGAGCAACTGACCAAACTAACCCCCACACAACATACTCAGTACAAGGCACAGTTGCTAAAGGCTCAAGACGCGTCCAACAACAAGATGCAACAGCAACGTGGACCCTCGCTCAGCCCTGAGGAACTGAAGCAAAGAATGATGGACCCGGTAAGGAACAGGCAGTACAAGCAGATGGCAGAGGAAGTCGAGAAGAGCCTCCCGCCCAGGCCCACCGTGCAATTGCCCCCGCAGCTACGATTGCCTCTACAAAGATCAATCAAGGAGAACTTTGCACGACTGAAGGGTGTCGAGCAAGCACTGCGTATATTCCATGCCTCCTACGACACCCCCGAGCCCGAACCGGTCATCCGCCAAATTATGCGATCACGCGCGCTTCTGTTCCAGCAGATGAACGAGGCCGACGGTACGCTCCACCCTCAGGTCACGTTGACAGTGGACGAGTTCAAGAACCACATGGGGGCGACGATCAAGTTTAGCTTCAAGATCATGGAGAAGGTGAGGCAGCAAGCGCAGGGTCAGAGTTCGGCTGCTCAGCAGCCCCAGTCCCAGGGTTCGACTGCCCCCGCCCAACTTAATGCCGCGAATCTGAAGATCGTAGAACAACAAAACCGCAACCAGAAGGCTCCTTCTGCGCCCACCACCGACCGACCGCCATTCGCCATTGGCGCAGACTCCGGTCACGGCGCAGCGCACTACTTTGAGGGGGCGAGACCGGTCACGAACCTCGTCTTGCCGGAGAAGAAGCGCGCGAAGCTCGAAGCAGGTAGTCAGTCGTCCACTCCTGGGGCCAAAGCCTCTCCACGAATTGGCTCAGGTGCGAGTAACTCCCCAGAGCTCAGAAGACAGCCACCCCCTGAGAAGCAACTACCACAACGACCGACATTCCGATGCAACGATGCGGGCTGCGAGTACTCTGTACGAGGCTTCGACACCCAGGCTGAACTGGAGACGCACAGCCAGATCCATGCCAAGATTGAGAACCCTCTTCAGTTTGCGCTGGACTCCATGGCCGACTATCTTGACGTTGACCAGAAGACGGGCGAAGCAAAGATCAACCCCAATGCCGCGAAGCAGGCTCCAAAGCCCGCGCCTGCTGCCCCACGTCCCGCACAAGGTATCAAATCTGATCAAACCCCTGGCGCCTCGCACAATGCTACCACACCTGCTGGCCAGCAGGCACCGGCCATGGTGCGCGTGCCAACACAAACAGGTGTCAAGGACTCGCCGTCTGCGAATCTGCTCAAGACGCCCCAGGCAATGACCAAGGTGGGCACTCCTGGTTCGGGTGCTCGCGGCAAGGCTACACCGGCCAGTATTCCCAAGTCAGCACCAAAGGAGCAGCAAGTCGCAGCTCCCGAGCCTGCGGTCAAGGAGGAGGAGCAACAGCCAATGCTACCCATGTCACTCCTTGACTACTCCTACGAGGACACTTTTGCAGCTCTCGATGCCAACCGTCCGTTCACAGTGCTTGATCTCAAGGATGAGGACAATGCCTGGGCGCTCCGCTCGCGACCCGCATCCCCGTCCACTACACCCGAGTCATCAGCCAAGGACACGCCATCCACCCGGCAGTCCGATATCTCCGAGAACGACAACCTGCTTATCAATCTCGACCTCAAGGACACGGATATGCCGGATGCCTGGGCCGTGGGCATGTACGGTGATGCTATCCCAATGGACATGCAGCTCTCCGAGGACCTACAAAGCCTTGGCGTCATGCTCCCTCCCATGGACAGCGAAGACATGATGCTTTTCCCCGATTATGGTCCCGGCACCATGATGGATCTCGATATGCTCGAAAAGACAATGGACAGTATGGGTGGAACCTTGGACCCGTCCATGCTTTGA
- a CDS encoding Aldolase-II multi-domain protein, with protein MCLMLLATLASATPTRTLPSSSLSSSVRPSSVYVFILTHPGPAVVSGLADIGEYLISDGSPVNGTKGGYAERYIHSEILKRYPDINAVVHSHAEDVLPYTVIDTQLKPVYHMAGFLGASVPNFDIESAYQDSDPRDMLVNSPRLGAALAETFGVNETQPTSPLHTTILQRGHGFVTVGDGIEQVTDFAYYAASNARVQTKAVLLANAGGGSVQYLSQQETRATTDMNKWIVFKPWKQWVREVERSGRYVNELSTPPMSDS; from the coding sequence ATGTGCTTGATGCTTTTGGCCACATTAGCGTCCGCAACTCCAACACGAACACTACCTTCTTCATCGCTCTCCAGCTCGGTACGACCCTCGTCTGTCTACGTTTTCATTCTAACGCATCCAGGCCCCGCCGTGGTGTCCGGACTCGCGGATATCGGCGAATACCTCATCTCCGACGGCAGCCCAGTGAACGGCACGAAAGGCGGCTACGCAGAGCGCTACATTCACAGCGAGATCCTCAAGAGATACCCCGACATCAACGCCGTCGTACACAGTCACGCCGAGGATGTCCTCCCCTACACCGTCATCGACACCCAGCTCAAGCCCGTCTACCACATGGCCGGGTTTCTGGGCGCCTCGGTCCCAAACTTCGATATTGAAAGCGCGTACCAAGACAGCGACCCCAGGGACATGCTTGTCAATAGTCCACGGCTAGGAGCTGCACTTGCCGAGACCTTTGGCGTAAATGAAACACAGCCCACGTCACCGCTTCATACGACCATTCTGCAGCGCGGGCATGGCTTTGTGACTGTGGGGGATGGGATAGAGCAGGTGACGGACTTTGCGTATTATGCGGCGAGCAATGCGAGGGTTCAGACGAAGGCCGTGTTGCTGGCGAATGCGGGTGGGGGGAGTGTCCAGTATCTCAGTCAACAAGAGACGAGAGCGACGACGGATATGAATAAGTGGATTGTGTTTAAGCCGTGGAAGCAGTGGGTTAGGGAGGTGGAGAGGAGCGGGCGGTATGTGAATGAGCTGAGCACGCCGCCGATGTCTGATAGTTAG
- a CDS encoding MhpC, hydrolase or acyltransferase (alpha-beta hydrolase superfamily): MAPLTAEELLKHPEYPHTIWDLKPSHKGKAVVAKDRGGPFNIAYEIHGHGDRHLVWVMGLGGMKYGWQRQTKDFAHTKGDQYSSLVIDNRGIGDSDKPTARYSTSEMAKDIVEVINHIGWTGEREIHIIGISMGGMIAQELAMLIPQRICTLSLVSTASQLFRTTGFLENLINRANLFIPKSLDAQIEGVKKNLYTQEWLDAPDTLEPVVEAFPTNGDRFAANELWKRQHPEYFTKAGFMLQAVAAGWHHKSPEQLQEIANKVGKNRIMVVHGTKDRMLTFPLGVVLWRGLEKGEGVTGKENWLGIEEEEDIWEQGEIEKHFIKGQGHVLPVEMRQEFNGWVKALIERGERLNKGL, translated from the exons ATGGCACCACTGACTGCAGAAGAGCTGCTCAAGCACCCAGAATATCCACACACCATCTGGGACCTCAAGCCAAGCCACAAAGGCAAAGCTGTTGTTGCCAAAGATCGTGGAGGTCCCTTCAATATCGCTTATGAAATCCATGGCCATGGCGATCGACACCTCGTG TGGGTCATGGGCCTTGGAGGCATGAAGTACGGATGGCAACGTCAGACCAAGGACTTTGCTCATACCAAGGGCGATCAGTACTCGTCGCTGGTAATCGATAATCGGGGAATTGGAGACTCGGATAAACCCACTGCCCGGTACTCGACGTCCGAAATGGCAAAGGACATTGTTGAAGTCATCAACCACATCGGCTGGACTGGCGAGCGCGAGATCCACATCATTGGCATCAGCATGGGTGGCATGATTGCCCAGGAACTT GCCATGCTTATACCGCAAAGAATATGTACACTGTCGCTAGTCTCGACGGCTTCTCAGTTGTTTAGAACCACG GGCTTCCTAGAAAACCTCATTAATCGCGCCAACCTCTTCATACCCAAGTCTCTTGATGCGCAGATTGAAGGCGTCAAGAAGAATCTTTACACCCAGGAATGGCTCGACGCGCCTGACACTCTTGAGCCTGTGGTGGAAGCGTTTCCTACGAATGGCGACCGCTTTGCAGCAAATGAGCTCTGGAAACGTCAGCACCCAGAATACTTTACCAAGGCTGGTTTCATGCTACAAGCCGTAGCCGCAGGTTGGCATCACAAGAGCCCAGAACAACTACAAGAGATTGCGAACAAGGTAGGAAAGAACAGAATCATGGTTGTGCACGGAACCAAGGATCGCATGTTGACGTTTCCGCTTGGTGTGGTGCTTTGGAGAGGACTGGAAAAAGGCGAGGGCGTCACAGGCAAGGAGAATTGGCTAGGCAttgaggaagaagaggacaTCTGGGAACAAGGCGAGATTGAGAAGCACTTCATCAAGGGCCAGGGTCACGTGCTACCGGTAGAGATGCGACAAGAGTTTAATGGATGGGTTAAGGCATTGATCGAGAGGGGCGAGCGACTCAATAAGGGATTGTAG
- a CDS encoding ribosome biogenesis protein RLP24, which yields MRIETCYFCSSPVYPSKGITFVRNDAKAFRFCKSKCHKNFKMKRNPRKLAWTKSFRRAHGKEMTVDSTLTFAQRRNVPVRYNRDLVQTTLKAMTRVTEIRARRERAFYKARMRGNKQRQREEDRKLVEENQHLLPPSERFSKEELEEKEDMEVDVQKVKAKVAARRKELEAEESDLESEIEEVTPKMKSKRKLKMKVGGGVEAMDVDE from the exons ATGAGAATCGAAACGT GCTACTTTTGTTCGAGCCCAGTG TACCCGTCCAAGGGCATCACGTTTGTTCGAAATGACGCAAAGGCTTTCCGTTTCTGCAAGTCAAAATGCCACAAGAACTTCAAGATGAAGCGCAAC CCCCGCAAACTGGCATGGACTAAGAGCTTCCGTCGCGCGCACGGCAAGGAAATGACTGTCGATTCTACCCTCACCTTTGCCCAGCGCCGCAACGTCCCTGTGCGATACAACCGCGACCTCGTCCAGACTACTCTGAAGGCAATGACCAGGGTGACGGAAATTAGGGCACGGAGAGAGCGCGCATTCTACAAGGCCCGTATGCGTGGCAACAAGCAGAGACAGCGTGAGGAGGATAGGAAGCTGGTTGAGGAGAATCAGCATCTGCTGCCACCGAGTGAGAGGTTCTCCAAGGAAGAGCtggaggagaaggaggatATGGAGGTCGACGTACAGAAGGTCAAGGCAAAGGTCGCAGCAAGGAGGAAGGAACTTGAAGCCGAGGAGAGCGACTTGGAGAGCGAGATTGAGGAGGTGACGCCGAAGATGAAGAGCAAGAGGAAGCTGAAGATGAAGGTTGGTGGCGGTGTCGAGGCCATGGATGTGGATGAATAG
- a CDS encoding fungal specific transcription factor domain containing protein, which yields MCRKKKIKCDGKMPSCTHCQNYKTECIFTQVEKKRQPPKGAKYIEGLENRLARMESLMRLSGVLPEDDDGSTDLATLERRLEARAGRSATPRNSIDDRRASTAHTGGLSTTNGTPAQPALPSPRSGTASPEPDEDAENKDKDEDALAEMMCSLVTNNCGETRYIGSSSGFSIFSPKGIQWVNEKTGDNSFRDMISTAAVEDNKWIQWRPDVFQDIFKRRVYKQLPPKHEALSLLKDYFENFNCMFPLFHEPTFMHLVDKHYSKDPYEGSGWWASLNVALAFAHRLRVMSNLVPAEEDEKAWQYLKNAMSVMVELTMRNTDLLSVQALLGVGLFLLGTPNPQPTYFFVATAMRLAHSIGLHKKGANFSLNAAEVEQRRRVFWIAYMLDKDICLRSGRPPVQDDDDMNVELPSETPPDNIGNIPLADGKGTMNLFRLMCTFSVIQSKVYKGLYSVKASKQTDGELLNTIGELDKELEAWKDGIPLEFRPEHDIKSSHTPLILQVAVLHLGYYNCLTTIHRMSVHHGYWTSRLSNFAIQGLNARPLNPRVFMSAQLCVQAARASIHLLKYIPKGDLSCVWLVIYFPVTALVTLFANILQNPQDTRSRSDLKLMKLVVNFLNMLNDDQGSGSVKRMCTVCAEFERIATIVLEKADREHASRRKRKQGDSEQDAQIEATAAELLSKTRTSHSSPQQVTTPQPPTSEGMIFNPDFHGFNEPFPFSPNFTHASLQPNIQMSQYGSPGITAQMLQQQQPLPMTTGGDANAVSSNISATMTGMGQFDQTFNNVPQDLWKMPMTLEWDWADMTGGFSGYEDGISMNGVLPDFANNTGHGTSEFNQGAMNGGR from the exons ATGTGCCGGAAGAAGAAGATCAAGTGCGACGGCAAGATGCCTTCGTGTACACACTGCCAGAACTACAAGACCGAATGCATCTTCACCCAGGTAGAGAAGAAACGGCAACCGCCGAAAGG TGCCAAATACATCGAAGGGCTCGAGAACCGGCTTGCGCGCATGGAGTCGCTGATGCGCCTGTCGGGTGTCCTCCCAGAAGACGACGACGGTAGCACGGATCTGGCCACATTAGAAAGACGGTTGGAGGCACGAGCGGGACGGTCGGCAACACCCAGGAACAGCATAGACGACAGGAGGGCTTCTACAGCCCATACTGGCGGCCTTTCGACGACAAATGGAACGCCCGCACAGCCGGCCCTACCGAGTCCGAGAAGTGGCACCGCCTCGCCCGAGCCAGACGAGGATGCCGAGAACAAGGACAAGGATGAAGACGCGCTTGCCGAGATGATGTGTTCGCTGGTGACCAACAACTGCGGCGAGACAAGATATATCG GCTCATCATCCGGCTTCTCCATCTTCTCACCCAAAGGCATACAATGGGTGAATGAAAAGACGGGAGACAACTCTTTCCGCGATATGATCTCCACAGCTGCCGTCGAGGACAACAAGTGGATCCAATGGCGACCGGACGTATTCCAAGACATCTTCAAGCGACGCGTATACAAGCAATTACCACCCAAACACGAGGCGCTATCCTTGCTAAAGGACTACTTTGAGAACTTCAACTGCATGTTCCCGTTGTTCCACGAGCCGACTTTCATGCACTTGGTGGATAAACACTACTCCAAAGACCCATACGAAGGTTCTGGGTGGTGGGCTAGTTTGAACGTGGCCTTGGCCTTTGCACATCGACTCCGTGTCATGAGTAATCTTGTACCGGCCGAGGAGGATGAGAAGGCGTGGCAATACTTGAAGAATGCCATGAGTGTTATGGTCGAGCTTACTATGCGCAATACAGACCTACTGAGTGTGCAGGCTCTACTGGGAGTG GGTCTGTTTTTGTTAGGAACTCCAAATCCTCAGCCTACCTACTTCTTCGTTGCCACCGCCATGCGACTGGCACACAGTATCGGCCTCCACAAGAAGGGCGCCAACTTCAGTCTCAACGCCGCCGAAGTGGAGCAACGGAGACGAGTATTTTGGATTGCGTACATGTTGGATAAAGA TATCTGTCTTCGATCTGGCAGACCCCCTGTTCAAGACGATGACGATATGAACGTCGAGCTACCGAGCGAGACTCCACCAGACAACATCGGCAACATCCCGCTGGCCGACGGCAAGGGAACGATGAACCTCTTCCGCCTCATGTGCACCTTTTCCGTCATCCAGAGCAAGGTCTACAAGGGCCTATACTCGGTAAAGGCCTCCAAACAGACCGATGGTGAGCTTCTCAACACCATTGGCGAGCTGGACAAGGAGCTGGAAGCCTGGAAGGACGGTATCCCTCTGGAGTTCCGCCCAGAACACGACATCAAATCCTCGCATACGCCGCTTATCCTCCAAGTCGCCGTGTTGCATCTTGGCTATTACAACTGCCTGACCACCATCCATCGCATGAGCGTGCACCATGGATACTGGACAAGCCGACTATCCAACTTTGCGATACAAGGCCTGAATGCGCGACCGCTCAACCCCCGAGTGTTCATGTCTGCCCAGTTGTGCGTGCAGGCCGCTCGTGCTTCCATTCATTTGTTAAAGTACATACCCAAGGGCGACCTGTCATGTGTCTGGTTAGTCATCTACTTCCCAGTCACCGCCCTCGTCACGTTGTTTGCGAATATCCTACAAAACCCGCAAGACACGCGATCGCGATCAGATCTCAAGCTGATGAAGCTTGTCGTCAACTTCCTAAACATGCTCAATGACGACCAAGGAAGCGGCAGTGTGAAGCGCATGTGCACCGTCTGTGCCGAGTTTGAGCGCATTGCTACTATTGTGCTAGAGAAGGCAGACCGCGAACACGCATCGCGACGAAAGAGGAAGCAGGGTGATAGCGAACAAGACGCACAGATTGAAGCGACTGCGGCTGAGTTGCTCTCAAAGACTCGCACGTCTCACTCATCGCCTCAGCAAGTCACGACACCACAACCTCCTACATCGGAAGGCATGATCTTCAACCCGGATTTCCACGGCTTCAACGAA CCCTTTCCCTTCTCACCCAACTTTACGCACGCCTCGCTGCAGCCGAACATCCAGATGAGCCAATACGGTTCACCAGGCATCACTGCCCAGATGCTCCAACAGCAACAGCCCCTTCCAATGACGACTGGCGGAGACGCCAACGCCGTCAGCTCCAACATCAGCGCCACCATGACGGGCATGGGCCAGTTTGATCAGACCTTCAACAACGTACCGCAGGACCTCTGGAAGATGCCCATGACTCTTGAATGGGATTGGGCAGACATGACTGGTGGTTTTTCCGGCTACGAGGACGGCATCAGTATGAATGGTGTGCTTCCCGATTTCGCAAACAACACCGGTCATGGGACGAGCGAGTTCAATCAAGGTGCCATGAATGGAGGGCGCTGA
- a CDS encoding Gst, Glutathione S-transferase encodes MLPRPLLTSTFALHYRKIPVLAIGREIYCDTSLIIEALEHFFPAVQGWGTVYPKVEGVDGWMYRGLVRGFTSFWTDKPLFRATTGLIPPSVWSTDFGKDRAQLIGHALSPAKLGSKINQNLSNLDLHLSLLEPMFGSGTWAIPTNTPSLADISLYYQLRWGIDIAAGRGISNLSGGETHDTQEDVMGQVFSQERYPGLWRWFHAFEAYMDAIPDLQTTVPESDTRWKDALRRTPLLSDNDLLVPTAVGQHRPLDVRGGLLPGVSVKIAPDDTGRNNPTSGTLVKMGVEEVVIMPNGKAELDVRVHFPRLGFLIKVVEGSKL; translated from the exons ATGCTGCCGCGACCCCTCCTGACCTCGACATTCGCTCTGCACTATCGTAAGATACCAGTCTTGGCGATTGGTCGGGAAATCTactgcgacacttcactcATCATCGAGGCATTGGAGCACTTCTTCCCAGCAGTTCAGGGTTGGGGGACTGTGTATCCAAAGGTTGAAGGCGTGGATGGATGGATGTATCGCGGGCTAGTGAGAGGATTCACCAGTTTCTGGACGGAT AAACCGCTCTTCAGAGCAACGACAGGGCTGATACCGCCGAGTGTCTGGTCTACAGACTTTGGCAAAGACCGGGCACAACTTATTGGACATGCACTTTCACCAGCCAAGCTCGGGTCGAAGATTAACCAAAACCTATCCAATTTGGACCTGCATCTCTCGCTCCTGGAACCAATGTTTGGTTCTGGGACATGGGCGATTCCGACAAATACACCTTCACTGGCTGATATAAGCTTATACTACCAATTACGGTGGGGCATTGATATTGCCGCTGGAAGAGGGATATCCAATCTCAGTGGCGGAGAAACCCATGATACGCAGGAGGATGTTATGGGTCAAGTGTTCAGCCAGGAAAGATATCCAGGGCTTTGGAGATGGTTTCATGCGTTTGAGGCATACATGGACGCTATTCCTGATCTGCAGACCACAGTACCAGAGTCTGATACGAGATGGAAAGACGCACTGCGCCGTACGCCGCTCTTGAGTGACAACGACTTGCTAGTCCCAACCGCCGTCGGCCAGCATCGACCGCTTGATGTCCGAGGGGGTCTATTACCAGGCGTGAGCGTAAAGATTGCACCGGATGACACTGGTCGCAATAATCCGACGAGCGGTACATTGGTAAAGATGGGCGTTGAGGAAGTAGTGATTATGCCAAATGGGAAAGCCGAGTTGGATGTCAGGGTTCATTTTCCGAGGCTTGGATTCCTTATCAAAGTTGTGGAGGGAAGTAAATTGTAA
- a CDS encoding DnaJ multi-domain protein, with product MSAWVWILGAGATAFFGRAALVALRRSGGGAALGRGYYKGGFEPKMTRREAALILEMPERGITKELLRKKHRSLMLLNHPDRGGSPYLATKVNEAKELLEKEVK from the exons ATGTCTGCCTGGGTGTGGATTTTAGGCGCGGGTGCTACGGCTTTCTTC GGTCGCGCAGCACTTGTGGCACTTCGGAGATCGGGCGGTGGCGCGGCCTTGGGGCGAGGATACTACAAGGGCGGTTTTGAGCCCAAGATGACACGGAGAGAGGCTGCTTTGATACTCGAGATGCC GGAACGAGGCATTACGAAAGAACTCCTACGAAAGAAGCATCGATCGCTCATGCTTCTAAACCACCCCGATCGAGGCGGCAGCCCATACCTAGCGACCAAAGTAAACGAAGCGAAAGAATTATTGGAAAAGGAAGTCAAGTAG